The genomic interval CAGCGCCTGGCTCGAGGCGCTCGCAATCGACATCAAGCAGCTGGGGCTAGCAGTAAAACTCAGTATTTAGTGCACGTTGCTGCCGGTTTCCTTGTGAGCGCTGCGCACGGCCTTCTTCATGCTCTTGTAAAGGTCGGCGTGGGCCCGCTTCATGTACTCCACGATCTCGAAATCCTCACGCTTCACTTTGGAGAGATCGACTTGCTCCATATGCACCAGGCGCAGCAATTCCCGCACCGGCTTGGGCATGTCGCGCCCGCTTTCATAGCGCGAACCGCCGCTCTGGGTCACACCGATCTTGGTCCAGAACTCCTGCTGGTTCATGCCGAGTTTGCGGCGAATTTCACGCGGGTTAGTAATTTTCTCGAAAAGTTTCATGGTTCAGCACCTCAAGCAAATGATTTAAATGAATTGTTCGGCCGACGCCTGACAAATGACAGGAAAATAATAACACAGAATAATGGTTTTCCCTATAGACAGGATAAATTTTTTTGTGGTACGGGGCGAGCATAATGCCAATGGATTAGCAACAATACGCTCTCGTTTTCTCACTGTAAATAAGCTAAAATTCCCAATTTTTGCAGAGCACGCAATGGCACTGATCGTACAGAAATACGGGGGCACTTCGGTCGGCAACCCCGAACGGATAAAGAATGTCGCCCGGCGCGTGGCGCGCTTCCGCGGCCTCGGTCACCAGGTCGTGGTGGTGGTATCGGCCATGAGCGGCGAAACCAACCGCCTGCTGGCGCTGGCCAAGGAAATCCAGAGCACGCCCGACCCGCGCGAACTTGATGTCATGGTCTCCACCGGAGAACAGGTAACCATCGCCCTGCTCGCCATGGCGCTCAAGGATCTGGGCCTCAAGGCCAAAAGCTATACCGGCGCACAGGTGCGAATCGTCACCGACGACGCGCACACCAAGGCACGCATCGTTTCGATTGACGACAACAAAATCCATGCCGATCTCGATGCAGGCCACGTGGTCGTGGTCGCGGGCTTTCAGGGCGTGGACGAAGACGGCAACATCACCACCCTCGGCCGCGGCGGCTCGGACACCACCGGCGTTGCGCTGGCGGCCGCGCTCAAGGCCGACGAGTGCCAGATCTATACCGATGTGGACGGCGTCTATACCACCGATCCGCGCATCGTGCCGGAGGCACGCCGCCTGGACACCATCACCTTCGAGGAAATGCTGGAACTGGCCAGCCTCGGTTCAAAGGTGCTGCAGATCCGCTCGGTGGAATTCGCCGGCAAATACAAGGTAAAACTGCGCGTGCTCTCCAGCTTCGAAGAAGGCGGCGATGGCACGCTGATTACATTTGAGGACGACGATAAAATGGAAAAAGCGATTATTTCGGGCATCGCGTTCAATCGCGATGAAGCAAAAATCACCGTGCTAGGCGTACCCGACCGCCCGGGAATTGCTTACCAGATTCTGGGGCCGGTGGCGGAAGCCAACATCGACGTGGACATGATCATCCAGAACGTCGGCGCTGACGGCACCACCGATTTCACCTTCACGGTGCACCGTAACGAGTACGCAAAGGCCATCGCCATCCTGAAAGGGGTTCAGGCCCATATCGGCGCCCGTGAAGTAGTCGGCGACGAAAAAATCGCCAAGGTATCGGTAGTAGGCGTCGGCATGCGTTCCCACGTCGGCATCGCCAGCGCCATGTTCCGCACCCTGGCGGAAGAGGGCATCAACATCCAGATGATCTCCACCTCGGAAATCAAGATCTCCGTAGTGATCGACGAAAAATATCTGGAACTTGCCGTGCGCGTCCTGCACAAGGCATTCAACCTGGATGAAAGCAGCACACCGCTGCTGACCACAAGCAAGTAACACCGAATGAAGGGGCTTACCGCCCCTTCTTTTTCGCCTGTCAGCTCTGTATCATGCATTTCACCTTTAGGTAACGTCCGCCCATGAAAACCACTTTTCTCGATTTCGAACAGCCGATCGCCGAGCTCGAAGGCAAGATCGAAGAACTGAGCAACGTTCAGGAAGACTCCGCGCTCGACCTCTCGCAAGAAGTCGCGCGCTTGCAGAAAAAAAGCCTGAGCCTCACCAAGGACATCTATGGAAAACTTGGTGCCTGGCAGATTTCGCAGGTTTCGCGCCATCCGCAACGCCCTTACACGTTGGACTATCTGCAGGGCATTTTCACCGATTTCGAAGAACTGCATGGCGACCGCGCCTATGCCGACGACCCGGCCATAGTCGGTGGCCTGGCCCGCTTCGACGGGCAGTCGGTCATGGTAATCGGCCACCAGAAGGGGCGCGACACCAAGGAAAAGATCCGCCGTAATTTCGGCATGCCGCGCCCCGAGGGCTACCGCAAGGCACTGCGTCTGATGCGCATGGCGGAAAAATTCGGCATCCCGGTGATGACTTTTATCGACACCCCGGGCGCATATCCCGGCATCGGCGCCGAAGAGCGGGGCCAGTCCGAGGCCATCGCGCGCAATCTTTACGTCATGTCCGAGCTGCGCACCCCCATCATCTGCACCATCATCGGCGAAGGCGGCTCCGGCGGCGCATTGGCGATCGGCGTCGGCGACGTGACCCTGATGCTGCAATATTCAAGCTACGCCGTCATCTCGCCCGAAGGCTGCGCCTCCATCCTGTGGAAGAGCGCGGACAAGGCGCCGCTCGCTGCTGAAACACTCGGGATCACGGCCAACCGGCTCAAAGCGCTGGGACTGATCGACAAGATAGTCAGCGAACCGGTCGGCGGCGCTCATCGCGACCCCGACACGACGATGCAGACGCTTAAAAAGGCGCTGCAGGAAAGCATGAACCAGATTCAGGAAAATCCATCGCTGGACGAACTGCTGAAAACGCGTTATGCGCGGCTGATGAGCTATGGCAAGTTCAATGAAAAAGCGGCCTGACCCAGCTGCCCACGTCGCACAATTCCTAGATAAACGGATTCAACCCGGCCAACACCTTATGCTGGCATTAAGCGGCGGGGTGGACTCCGTTGTTCTGCTCGACATCCTGGCCGGCCTGCGCGAGCAGCTGCAGTTCCATCTTTCCGCCACGCACGTCAACCATCAGCTCAGTCCCCATGCGAGCGACTGGGCGGATTTCTGCGTCGCGTGCTGCCAGGACTATGGCGTTCAGCTTGAAATCGCCAGCGTCACGATCACCCCTGCCGGCGACAGCCTGGAAGCAGCGGCACGCGACGCACGGCATGCGGCGCTGGCGCGCTCCACTGCAGACTTCATCGTTCTGGCGCATCACCTCGATGACCAGGTCGAAACTCTGTTATTGCAAATGCTGCGCGGCAGTGGCGTGGCGGGCGCAAGCGCCATGGCAGAAGAAAACCGGCGTCTGCTGCGCCCGTTGCTGGAACTTCCGCGCACTGCGCTGGAACACTATGCGCGCCGGCACGATTTGGCCTGGGTGGAAGACGAAAGCAACCTGGACACGCGTTTCGACCGAAATTTCCTGCGCCACCGCCTGCTGCCCATCGTCGAGGAACGCTTCCCCGCCTACCGCGAAACGCTCTATCGCGCCAGTCGCAACTTCGCCGAAAGCGCACATCTGCAGGATGAACTGGCGCGACTGGACGGTGCAAAAGCTATCGACGCCCCAAAGCTGTCCGTCACCGCCCTGGCACATCTGCCCCCTTCCCGCGCCAGAAATCTGCTGCGCTATTACCTGAAGCAGCACGGCATCGCTGCACCCAGCGCCATCCGCCTGGAAGAGACGCTGCACCAGTTGCTTAACGCCAAACGCGATGCCCAGATCAAAATCCCGTTCGGCGCATTCGAACTACGGCGTTCTCAGGATCGCGCCTGGGTCACCCCGGTGTTCCCCCCACCACCACTCTCCTTGTGCTACCCGTGGCAAGGAGAGAACGAAGTCCAGCTCCCGGAATTAGGCGGACTCCTGACGTTCTGGCCGACGCACGGACAAGGCATCAGCCTCACCCGCCTGCAACAAGAGCGCGTCACGATCCGCGTCCGGCAAGGCGGGGAAAGGTTACGGCCGGACAGCACACGCCCGAGCCGCAGCCTGAAAAACCTGTTTCAGGAAACCGGCATGCCGCCCTGGTCGCGCCAAGCGCTGCCTTTGCTATACAGCGGCGAAAACCTGGCTGCGGTGGTGGGGATCGGCATAGATTGCAGGTTCCAGGCACAGCCAGGCGAACCGGGCGTAATGCTGGAATGGAATACAACCGGCAACCTTGATTACAACCGGACATCCCGATAACATCAGCCAAAACGGCCACACCACATAACAAGATCAGGAGAACAAAATGAAACTAGGCACAATGCTGTTGATGGTTCTGGCCCTGAGCGCAAGCAGTATGGTTCAGGCCGCCGATGAAATCGTGATCAAGTTCAGCCATGTGGTGGCGCCCGACACACCCAAGGGACGCGCGGCGGAAAAATTCAAGCAACTGGTCGAAGAACGCACCAAGGGCAAGGTAAAAGTCGAGGTATACCCCAACAGCCAGCTCTACAAGGACCGCGAAGAAATGGAAGCGCTCCAGCTCGGCGCCGTGCAGATGCTGGCCCCTTCGCTGTCGAAATTCCGTCCCATGGGCGCCCCCGAGTTCGAACTTTTCGACCTGCCCTATATTTTCCCGAATTATGAAACCGTACACCGCGTGATGGACGGCGATGTCGGCAAGCACATGTTTGCAAAGCTCGAAACCAAGGGCCTCCACGGGCTGGCCTTCTGGGATAACGGCTTCAAACAGATGAGCGCCAACAAGCCGCTGCATACCGTCGCCGATTTCAAAGGGCTGAAAATGCGCATTCAGTCCTCCAAGGTACTCGATGCCCAGATGAAAGCCCTGGGTGCAAACCCGCAGGTCATGGCCTTCTCCGAAGTCTACACCGCACTGCAACAGGGCGTGGTGGACGGCACGGAGAACCCCCCCGACAACCTTTACACCCAGAAAATGCACGAAGTGCAGAAGCATCTGACCGTATCCGACCATGGCTTCCTGGGCTACGCCGTGATCGTCAACAAGAAATTCTGGGAAGGACTCCCGGCTGACATTCGCGCCACGCTCGAACAGGCCATGAAGGAAGCCACTGCTTTTGAGCGCAGCATCGCCAAGGCCGAAAACGACGAAGCCCTGAACAAGGTTCGCGCCGCCAAGACCACCGAAGTCTACATTCTCCCCAATGAGGAGCGCGCAAAATGGCGTGCCGCGCTGCTGCCGGTGCACAAGGAATTTGAAAGCTCCATCGGCAAGGACCTGATCCAGATGTCGTATGCGATCGCCGCCCAGGTGCAGAAAGAAAAAGTCGCCGCCAAATAGGCGCTCCCCGGGCCTCAGGCCCGGGGGCATCCTCAACCATGTTCAACCGCTTCCTCAACCACCTTGAAGAATGGCTGATCAGCTCCTTCATGGCTGCCGCCACTCTGGTGGCCTTTGCCGCGGTGGTGATGAGATACACCACTGGCGGCGGCATCAGCTGGGCGCAGGAACTCACCATCTACCTATTTATCTGGATGGCGAAATTCGGCGCCGCCTACGGGGTGCGAACCGGAATCCATATCGGCGTGGATTTCGTGGTCAATGCTGCGAACCCGCCGATCAGGCGCATTCTGATCATCACCGCCATGTCGCTGGGCGTGACGTTCACCGGGGTAATCGCTTTTTTCGGCGCGCGCTGGGTCATCTTCATCTACGGCACGGGCCAGGTATCGCCCGACCTCGAATGGCCAATGTGGATCATTTACCTGGCAATCCCTCTCGGCTCAGGCCTGATGTGCTACCGCTTTATTCAGGCCATGATTCTCTTCCTGAAAACCGGCCTTCTCCATAGTCATACCCAAGGCATGGCAGGAGCTGCCCAGGAAGAGAAGGAAGCGTTGCCATGACCTTCCTTCTAATCATCTCCATCCTGCTATTGCTGCTCATCACCAGCACGCCGATTTCGATCGCGCTGGGCATGACCGTGCTGGTGTTCCTGCTGGGCTTTTCCTCTTTCTCGTTCGATACCGTCAACATCATTTCCCAGCGCCTGTTCACCGGCCTGGAAAGCTTTGCCATCATGGCGGTACCGTTCTTCGTCCTGTCCGGCCAATTCTTGATCGACGGAAAAATCGCCTCACGCATTATCCGTTTCGCTAACAACCTGGTGGGATGGATGCCGGGCGGCATGGCGATGGCGTCGGTGCTGGCGTGCGCATTCTTCGCCACCATCTCCGGCTCCAGTCCGGCCACCGTCATGGCGATCGGCTCGGTAATGCTGCCCGCCATGGTGAAAGCCGGTTATCCGAAACGCTTCGGTGTGGGCGTGATCACCACCTCCGGGTCGCTGGGCATCCTGATACCGCCTTCCATCGTGATGATCATTTATGCCGTCGCCACCTCGGAGAGCGCCGGGAAGCTGTTTATCGCCGGCATCGTCCCCGGCGCCCTACTCGCCATCATCATGATGGGACTGGTGTTCATCCAGGCCAAGCGGCATGGCTTCCCGACCCAGCCCAAGCCGACGGCAAAGGAATTCTGGGACTCACTCAAGGACGCGTGGGGCGGATTGTTCCTCGTGGTGATCATCATCGGCGGCATCTACGGCGGCATTTTCACCCCCACCGAAGCGGCGGCGGTCGCCGCGGTTTATGCGTTCCTTGCCGCCATGTTCTTTTATGGCGACCTGAAGTGGAAAGACGTTCCCAAGGTTCTGCTGAAGGCAGCCAACACCAGCGCGATGCTGCTTTACATCATCACCAACGCCATTCTGTTCTCGTTCCTGCTCACCTCCGAACAGATCCCGCAGGCGATGTCTTCCTGGGTACTGGCACAAAACCTGGAGCCGTGGATGTTCCTGCTGGTGGTGAACCTCGCCCTGCTCGCCGCGGGGCAGTTCATGGAACCCAGTTCCATCGTCCTGATCCTGGCACCACTGTTTCTGCCCATCGCGAAATCATTGGGCATCGACCCCATCCACCTCGGCATCATCATGGTGGTCAACATGGAAATCGGCATGATTCACCCGCCGGTCGGCCTGAACCTGTTTGTTGCCAGCCATCTGGCCAAAATGGGTCTGACTGAGGTTTCACTCGCCACCCTGCCATGGGTTGGTTTCATGTTGCTCTACCTGATCCTGATCACCTACGTGCCGGCCATTTCCCTCTGGCTGCCGAACCTGCTCTACCGCTAATACCGCACCTAGCACGCCGCGGGGAAATGTCACATTTCTGTCACATTCGTCCGCTAACCTGTGCGACCTGTTCTTCCAACGATGAGACCTTTATGGACCTGGCCGAGCCTCGGCTTCTGCAAATCGGCCCGCGCAATGGGCACGAGCAACCACCCGCATCGGAAAGTGAAAATCTGCAAAGACTCGACGAGATTCTCGCCAAACGCCAATTGACGCCTTTTTTCCAGCCCATCCTCAACCTTGCCAGCGGCCAGATATTCGGCTACGAAGGCCTGATCCGCGGCCCTTCCGACAGCCCGTTGCACTCCCCCGCCAATCTGTTCAAGGCCGCCGAGATGGGCAACCGCCTGGCGGACCTGGAGCGGCTGTGCCGCCTGGTCACCCTCGAGAATTTCGTCAAGCAGCAGTTGCCGGGACGACTGTTCCTTAACGTCAGTCCCGAATGCCTGCTGCAGTCGGATTTTCGCCAGGGGGAAACGCTGCGCCTGATTCACCAACTCGATCTGAATCCGTCCCGGGTAGTGATTGAACTCACGGAAAACAAGCCGATCTACGATTACAACCTGCTGCGCGAAGCCGTCCACCACTACCGCTCCATGGGGTTTGAAATTGCCATGGACGACCTCGGCGCCGGATTCTCCAGCCTGCGCCTGTGGTCGGAACTGCGCCCGGAATTCGTCAAGATCGACATGCACTTCGTGCAGGGCATCAACCAGGATCCGGTCAAGCTCCAGTTCGTGCGCTCCATTCAGGTCATCGCGGAAAGCCTCGGCACACACGTGATTGCCGAAGGCATAGAAACGCAGGCTGAGCTCAATGTCGTCCACGATCTCGGCATCGCCTTCGGGCAGGGATACCATATCGCCCGCCCCAGGGCGATTCCGCCGCTGTCTGCGCCTGCCGAAGTAGTGGACAGTCTGAAGCACAACCATATCGCGGTTTATCCACAAAACAACCCGCTGCACAAAGCCGTCACCGCACGCAAACTGCTGCGCACGGTTCCCACCGTTACGGACACCACGACGGCCGAGGCGGTTTACCAGATATT from Sulfurimicrobium lacus carries:
- a CDS encoding helix-turn-helix domain-containing protein, with the protein product MKLFEKITNPREIRRKLGMNQQEFWTKIGVTQSGGSRYESGRDMPKPVRELLRLVHMEQVDLSKVKREDFEIVEYMKRAHADLYKSMKKAVRSAHKETGSNVH
- a CDS encoding aspartate kinase; this encodes MALIVQKYGGTSVGNPERIKNVARRVARFRGLGHQVVVVVSAMSGETNRLLALAKEIQSTPDPRELDVMVSTGEQVTIALLAMALKDLGLKAKSYTGAQVRIVTDDAHTKARIVSIDDNKIHADLDAGHVVVVAGFQGVDEDGNITTLGRGGSDTTGVALAAALKADECQIYTDVDGVYTTDPRIVPEARRLDTITFEEMLELASLGSKVLQIRSVEFAGKYKVKLRVLSSFEEGGDGTLITFEDDDKMEKAIISGIAFNRDEAKITVLGVPDRPGIAYQILGPVAEANIDVDMIIQNVGADGTTDFTFTVHRNEYAKAIAILKGVQAHIGAREVVGDEKIAKVSVVGVGMRSHVGIASAMFRTLAEEGINIQMISTSEIKISVVIDEKYLELAVRVLHKAFNLDESSTPLLTTSK
- a CDS encoding acetyl-CoA carboxylase carboxyltransferase subunit alpha, with protein sequence MKTTFLDFEQPIAELEGKIEELSNVQEDSALDLSQEVARLQKKSLSLTKDIYGKLGAWQISQVSRHPQRPYTLDYLQGIFTDFEELHGDRAYADDPAIVGGLARFDGQSVMVIGHQKGRDTKEKIRRNFGMPRPEGYRKALRLMRMAEKFGIPVMTFIDTPGAYPGIGAEERGQSEAIARNLYVMSELRTPIICTIIGEGGSGGALAIGVGDVTLMLQYSSYAVISPEGCASILWKSADKAPLAAETLGITANRLKALGLIDKIVSEPVGGAHRDPDTTMQTLKKALQESMNQIQENPSLDELLKTRYARLMSYGKFNEKAA
- the tilS gene encoding tRNA lysidine(34) synthetase TilS; translation: MLALSGGVDSVVLLDILAGLREQLQFHLSATHVNHQLSPHASDWADFCVACCQDYGVQLEIASVTITPAGDSLEAAARDARHAALARSTADFIVLAHHLDDQVETLLLQMLRGSGVAGASAMAEENRRLLRPLLELPRTALEHYARRHDLAWVEDESNLDTRFDRNFLRHRLLPIVEERFPAYRETLYRASRNFAESAHLQDELARLDGAKAIDAPKLSVTALAHLPPSRARNLLRYYLKQHGIAAPSAIRLEETLHQLLNAKRDAQIKIPFGAFELRRSQDRAWVTPVFPPPPLSLCYPWQGENEVQLPELGGLLTFWPTHGQGISLTRLQQERVTIRVRQGGERLRPDSTRPSRSLKNLFQETGMPPWSRQALPLLYSGENLAAVVGIGIDCRFQAQPGEPGVMLEWNTTGNLDYNRTSR
- a CDS encoding TRAP transporter substrate-binding protein, translated to MKLGTMLLMVLALSASSMVQAADEIVIKFSHVVAPDTPKGRAAEKFKQLVEERTKGKVKVEVYPNSQLYKDREEMEALQLGAVQMLAPSLSKFRPMGAPEFELFDLPYIFPNYETVHRVMDGDVGKHMFAKLETKGLHGLAFWDNGFKQMSANKPLHTVADFKGLKMRIQSSKVLDAQMKALGANPQVMAFSEVYTALQQGVVDGTENPPDNLYTQKMHEVQKHLTVSDHGFLGYAVIVNKKFWEGLPADIRATLEQAMKEATAFERSIAKAENDEALNKVRAAKTTEVYILPNEERAKWRAALLPVHKEFESSIGKDLIQMSYAIAAQVQKEKVAAK
- a CDS encoding TRAP transporter small permease; translation: MFNRFLNHLEEWLISSFMAAATLVAFAAVVMRYTTGGGISWAQELTIYLFIWMAKFGAAYGVRTGIHIGVDFVVNAANPPIRRILIITAMSLGVTFTGVIAFFGARWVIFIYGTGQVSPDLEWPMWIIYLAIPLGSGLMCYRFIQAMILFLKTGLLHSHTQGMAGAAQEEKEALP
- a CDS encoding TRAP transporter large permease; this encodes MTFLLIISILLLLLITSTPISIALGMTVLVFLLGFSSFSFDTVNIISQRLFTGLESFAIMAVPFFVLSGQFLIDGKIASRIIRFANNLVGWMPGGMAMASVLACAFFATISGSSPATVMAIGSVMLPAMVKAGYPKRFGVGVITTSGSLGILIPPSIVMIIYAVATSESAGKLFIAGIVPGALLAIIMMGLVFIQAKRHGFPTQPKPTAKEFWDSLKDAWGGLFLVVIIIGGIYGGIFTPTEAAAVAAVYAFLAAMFFYGDLKWKDVPKVLLKAANTSAMLLYIITNAILFSFLLTSEQIPQAMSSWVLAQNLEPWMFLLVVNLALLAAGQFMEPSSIVLILAPLFLPIAKSLGIDPIHLGIIMVVNMEIGMIHPPVGLNLFVASHLAKMGLTEVSLATLPWVGFMLLYLILITYVPAISLWLPNLLYR
- a CDS encoding GGDEF domain-containing protein; the encoded protein is MDLAEPRLLQIGPRNGHEQPPASESENLQRLDEILAKRQLTPFFQPILNLASGQIFGYEGLIRGPSDSPLHSPANLFKAAEMGNRLADLERLCRLVTLENFVKQQLPGRLFLNVSPECLLQSDFRQGETLRLIHQLDLNPSRVVIELTENKPIYDYNLLREAVHHYRSMGFEIAMDDLGAGFSSLRLWSELRPEFVKIDMHFVQGINQDPVKLQFVRSIQVIAESLGTHVIAEGIETQAELNVVHDLGIAFGQGYHIARPRAIPPLSAPAEVVDSLKHNHIAVYPQNNPLHKAVTARKLLRTVPTVTDTTTAEAVYQIFTRDPELHVLPVVKDGRPLGLISRFSLLDRFAQPYQRELYGRKSCTRFMDNHPLMVEQSLSLQELSRMVAEGERRHLADGFIITEAGQFLGVGSSQDLIREITELQLQSARYANPLTMLPGNVPINEHIERLLQSGSAFVVCYCDLDNFKPFNDRYGYRKGDDMIQLVAGILRETSDPERDFVGHIGGDDFVTIFQSDDWEWRCQQALRRFDAAVQDLFDSADKTSGGFHAQSRQGEALFFPLTSLSIGAVPVIRGAYRSHHDIAAAAAEAKKQAKLGAGNTLFIERRNVS